The nucleotide sequence CTTCTCCTCTTAATAGGGGAGCTACTACTTAAAATCTGGGGCATACCCACGAAGTGGGGCGTAGCCTAGCCCCAGTGCTTTAGCCGGGGGGGGCGCGACATAAAGCTAAAGGATTTCTAGTTCATTTTCGCGGAAGTGGGCTTTAAACTTTTTATCAAATTGTACCAGGACGGGCAAATTAGCACTGACAGGTCTTCCTTGCCACTCAGTGACAATACCAACCACTTCTCCTTCCAACCCTTTGACATCAAAAGCCGCTTGTCTGTTTTGTGGATGGTGATAAACAACAATAGATTCTTTGACACGGACGCGATCGCCAACTTTCATATTTAGTTCTCTCTCTGTTTTCTCTTAAAAGCCTGTAATAGCCTTTCTCAACAACCTTACTATTTTGGCATAGGAGCGTCCCTTGCTGAATTTCATAAAACTTTAAGTCAATTGTCTCTATATTCCTCTGGCGGCAAAGCTATTATAGATCTGTACAGACGTTCCCTAAAACGTCTTTACTTCAGAATTCTCTTCATCCTATGTTGAGTATACCCTTGCTCTGGTTAATTGCTGGCTGCATTCTCTGCTTAATGGAATTCATCTTTCCTACCGCTTTTGTAGCTTTCATGATGGGTATTAGTGCTATGGTGGTAGCACTGATTTCTAGCTTTGTGCCCTATCTGGCCGTTCAGGTGATCGCTTGGCTGATTTTATCGACAATTTTAGTCATCATTTCACGTCGATTTTTAACCCCGAAACAAAAGCTATCCCGACTCAGTGATGACTCTGAAGGAGAAACCCTCACAGAAATTGCGCCAGGACAACCTGGTAGGGTGCTGTATGAAGGCAATTCTTGGCGGGCAGTCTGTGAAGATGAAACCATGACCATCGCCGCACAAGAAAAAGTTTATATTGTCAGGCGCAAAGGCAACACCCTGTTTGTAGTCCCAGTTAATCTTTTACCTTAAACTTTATTAAATTGAACATTTAATCAAGAGGTGATCATGGAAGGTTTTTTAGTTTTAGTCTTTCTGGTTTTCGGTGGTTCGGCACTGTTTGGTTCAGTGAAGATAGTCAACGAAAGAAATGAAGCCTTAGTGGAAAGATTAGGAAGCTTTAATCAAAAACTGACTCCGGGGCTGAACTTTATTCTTCCTTTTTTTGATAAAGTCGTTTATCAAGAAACCACCCGCGAAAAAGTGATTGATATTCCCCCTCAATCTTGTATCACCAAAGATAATGTCTCGATCACCGTCGATGCGGTGGTGTATTGGCGCATCGTTGATATGGAAAAAGCCTACTATAAAGTAGAAAATCTCAGATTAGCGATGCAAAATTTAGTGCTAACTCAAATCCGTGCAGAAATCGGCAAATTAGAATTAGATGAAACCTTTACCGCTCGTACAGAAATCAACGAATTTTTACTCAGAGAACTGGATATCGCCACTGATCCTTGGGGGGTTAAAGTTACCCGAGTAGAACTACGGGATATTATGCCCTCTAAAGCCGTACAAGATTCGATGGAATTACAAATGGCGGCAGAACGCAAAAAACGGGCAGCGATTTTAACCTCTGAAGGAGAAAGAGATTCAGCCATTAACTCGGCTCAAGGTCAAGCGCAGTCGAAAATTCTTGAAGCTGAAGCCCTCAAAACAGCCGCTATCTTAAAAGCCGAAGCCGAACGAGAACAACAAATTCTTAGAGCCGAAGCCACCGCCAAAGCGATCGTTATTGTCTCAGAGAAATTAGGCTCAACCCCAAATGCGCGGGAAGCTTTACAATTTCTTCTGGCTCAAAATTACTTAGATATGGGTAAAAGCATTGGCAGTAGTGGAAGTAGTAAAATTATGTTTATGGACCCGCGCAGTCTAATGTCTACTCTAGAGGGAATGCGTTCTGTCATCGGAGAGAAAACCCATCAAGATATCTCAGATCTAGCGATGGAGTTAGAAAAAATTGATCGTCATATAGCTCAATAAGCTTAATTGCTTAAGGGTTCTCGGTGGAGCGAATGACAGCGATCACAAAGTCCGAAAAACTCTAGGGTATGGTAGTAAACTTTAAAATGATGGGATTGTTCTAAACGTTCCTCTAGGTCATGGACAGGACACTCATCAATGGGAATAGATTGACCGCAATGAACGCAAGTGAGATGATGTTGATCCTGTTGCACCAAACTATATAAAGATTCTCCGCTCGGTAACGTTCGGACTTGTACCACCCCTTGAAGTTTTAGAGCTTCTAATGAACGATAAACTGTTGCTAAACCGATGGTTTGTTTGCGCCGACGCAGTTCGACATAGAGATCTTGGGCAGAAAGGGAGCGAGCCAAAGTCTTGAGCAAATGAAAAATTTTTTCTTGAGAGCGAGTCTTTTGGGCTTTCATAATTGGGAGTCTTGTCTAATTAATACTATAGCTAGAATCGATGTCTCAACAATATCAGTGTCGTATTTATGTTACCCTCAGACCCTCGGTACTTGATCCAGCCGGAGTGGCTGTGGAATCTGGATTAAAACAACTTGGGTTGAGGGGAGTTGAACAAGTTAGAATCGGTAAGTATATTGAACTGACTGTTACCGCCAGCGATGAAACACAAGCCAAGCAACAGTTAGATCAAATGTGTGATCAACTCTTAGCTAACCCAGTTATCGAAAATTATCGCTTTGAATTGACCCCGGTAAAACCGTTAAGCGTTAATCCTTAAAAGTCAATCGTTGTGTCTGAAATTGGGATCAAGCAATGAAATTTGGTATAGTGGTATTCCCTGGCTCTAACTGTGACCGGGATGTAGAAACGGTAACTCGCGGCTTACTCGATCAACCAACCCGCATGGTTTGGCATCAAGAAACTGACTTAGACGATCTCGATGTGGTCGTTTTGCCGGGAGGGTTTAGTTATGGGGATTATCTCAGATGTGGAGCGATCGCCCGTTTCTCGCCAGTGCTGAAAAGTGTCGTTGAACACGCTCAAGCGGGAAAATATGTTTTAGGGATCTGTAATGGGTTTCAAATCTTAACCGAAGTCGGTTTATTACCAGGTGCTTTAACTCGCAATCGAAATTTACATTTTATTTGTGATCGCGTTCCCGTGCGCGTAGAGACAACTGATTTAGCTTGGAGTGCGGCTTATGCTCCCAAAAGCTTATTAACTTTGCCCATTGCTCACGGAGAAGGACGCTACTATGCCGATGAGGATACGCTCAAAGCTTTAGAGGATCATGGTCAAGTTATGTTTCGTTACTGTAGTCCTAATGGTGAAATTGACGAGAAACATAACCCCAATGGATCGTTAAATAATATTGCTGGTATTACCAACCGCCAAGGTAACGTTCTGGGTATGATGCCGCATCCCGAAAGAGCCTCAGATCCAATGTTAAAGGCAACCGACGGGCTAAAACTGTTTAAAGGGTTAATCGGTTTATGACGCTCACTCGAGTAGGCATCATGAAAATCTAACCCACAGCCTCTCAGGTATGTTACATTTTTTAATGAGGAACATCAGTTCAAAAAGGCTATCCTAGTTAAACTGACTACAGATTTTTTTAATAAATCCTCTAAAAGGATAGCCTGCCTTCTATTAATATCCCTAAAAAGCTCATAGAGGCTCAAAGGGAGCAAAAAAACCCTAATCATTCTATATTGCAATTCTGGCTTCATGTTTTCTAAGCAAGTAACAGATTCTAAAGTTTATCAATGGTTTGACGAACGGCTAGAGGTTCAAGAACTCGCTGATGATATCACCAGCAAATACGTCCCGCCCCACGTCAATATTTTCTATTGTTTGGGGGGAATTACGCTGGTGTGTTTCTTAATCCAGTTTGCCACTGGATTCGCCATGACTTTTTATTACAAACCAACGGTAACTGAGGCTTTTACCTCAGTAGAGTACATTATGAATGAGGTCAACTTTGGTTGGCTGATTCGTTCTGTCCATCGCTGGTCTGCTAGTATGATGGTCTTAATGATGATTCTGCACGTTTTCCGGGTTTACTTAACCGGTGGATTTAAAAAGCCTCGGGAATTAACCTGGATCGTCGGTGTCATTATGGCAGTGATTACCGTATCTTTCGGAGTAACCGGTTACTCATTGCCTTGGGACCAAGTAGGTTACTGGGCGGTTAAGATTGTGTCTGGTGTACCGGCTGCTATTCCTGTGGTTGGCGATCAAATCGTTGAAGCCTTACGGGGTGGTGCAAGTGTTGGACAAGCAACCTTAACCCGTTTCTACAGTATTCATACTTTTGTTCTTCCCTGGTTGATGGCAGTGTTTATGCTGCTGCACTTCCTGATGATTCGTAAACAGGGAATTTCTGGTCCATTATAATTTTGTTAGCTATAGTCAACAGTCAACAGTGAACAGAATCATCAACCTGTTGGCTGTTAACTAAATTAAAATATTGCAGATCCGTTAGTTAAGAGAAGGAGAATCAATAGATGGCTATTGTTAAAAAGCCTGATCTCAGCGATCCTAAACTCCGCGCCAAACTGGCTAAAGGGATGGGTCACAATTACTATGGTGAACCCGCTTGGCCTAATGACCTATTGTATGTGTTTCCTGTAGTTATCTTGGGAACCCTTGGATTAGTGGTGGGTTTAGCTGTTCTCGATCCAGCGATGGTGGGTGAACCGGCTAATCCGTTTGCTACTCCCCTAGAAATTCTTCCTGAATGGTATCTTTATCCCGTATTCCAAATCTTACGGATTCTTCCCAACAAACTATTGGGAATTGCTTGTCAAGCGGCTATTCCGTTAGGATTAATGCTGATTCCTTTCATTGAAAACGTCAATAAATTTCAGAACCCCTTCCGTCGTCCTGTAGCAACGGCTGTGTTTCTGTTTGGGACTTTAGTCACCCTCTGGTTAGGGGCTGGTGCTATTTTCCCCATTGACAAATCTTTAACGCTTGGTTTGTTCTAAAAAATAAGCCCATGCACGAGGAATAGGTAATAGGTGATTGGTAATTAAAACGATTAATTTTTAATGATCTATTACCAGTTCCTCATACTTTCAAAACTTTTGACTTTTTGAATTTGATTTTGATTAGGCAGTTGAAGGTAAGGAAGTTGTGCCGAATAATCAAATAGTTGATTAATAGATTGATTTTGAAATTCTAAAGCATTTTTAAAGTATTTACTAAACTCACCTAGAGCAAACTTTTGGGGGTAATGAATAGGACGGCGTTCTTGATGATTTTCTCCAAAGTATACATAATCACAAGCGACGTTGTTTAAATTAGTAAACTTGTCAATTGACCAGTCGTGCAAACAAACTCCCGTTAAGATAGCGTTTTTAAAGTTCGCTTTGGCAGCAAGAGTTTTACTTAAATCAGCATCTCTTAAATTAGCTTTTTCAAAATCTGAGCCGATTAACCAAGCTTCTCTGAGATTAGCGGCGATGAGAATCGCTTTTTCTAAGAAGGCTTGACTTAAATTAGCTCCGCTTAAATTGGCTTGTGTTAGATCAGCTTTGTGAAGATTAGCCCAGTTAAGATTGGCTTGAGTTAAATTGGCTTCTCTAAGGTCCGTTCCTTGAAGATCGGTATCTTTGAAGTTAATGCCGGCCAGATTGCATCCTCTCAAATTAATGCCGTTAAGACTAGGTCTAATGCTTGGGTAATTATTACGCCATTGGTTCCAAGATTGAACCCCTTTGGTGAGTTCTATATAATGTGGTTGCCTTGCCATATAGAGAAAGAATGGGTAGATCAGACTGATAAAAGCTAATGGGTTTAGCGATTCGGATTGCCAAGAGCATTTCCATACCTGAATTAGATGCTGTTTTGTTCTATTCCAGGTATGAATTATGAATGAAGCTTATTTTAATTTTAAGTTAAAATTTGGGTGATGAAGTATACCTGAGTGTTAAGAAACGTATAATTTAACATATAACTTCATGTATTCTTTAACTAATTACCCTTCATTCTCATTAGCATTAAGGAGTAATATTTTAATGGCTTCGACTAACTGTTCAATTTCAGCCTTCAAAGTAAAGTAATGTACACAAGCTCGAACACAATCCGGATTGAGTAAAGTTCTCAGTAAGAATCCTCTTTTTTCTAAAGCTTGTACTAACTGTTGGGAAGAGAGAGGGCCTTTAACTTGAAAAGAAACTAACCCGGCTTGGGGAGGAGAATTTTTTAAACACTCAACGCCGTCAAGTTCTGATAACTGCTCCCAAAGATAAGCGCTCAACTCCACCATACGCTGATAGCGCCCTTCAGCACTTCCCCATTGACGATGAATTGGGATTGCCGCCCGTAACCCTTCATACTGAGGATAAGCGGAGGTCGCCACCTCAAAACGTCGTGCATCGTTTTTCCAAGCGATGGGTTGTCCGGTTTCATCCTGTTCAATTCCTCGCCAACCAATAAAAGTGGGTCTAAGCATTTCAAACATTTGAGGATCAATATATAAACCACCTACCCCGGCCGGACCACATAACCATTTATGGCCGGTAAAGGCATAAAAATCTGCTTGTAATTGACTTAAATTTAAAGGAATACATCCCACTGATTGAGCCGCATCTACTAAGATGGGAACCCGTTGGCGGCTAGGGCTATGATGGTGACACAGTTCTACGATATCAGCCAAAGGTAATAACTGCCCGGTATTCCAAAGCAAATGACTCAAGACCACTAGACGAGTATTGGGGCGTAAATGTTGAGCAATCACCGCCAGCGGATCGCCTGTGTTCAGGGTGTCTTTAATGGGACAAATCGAGAATTCTACGCCAAAGCGGCGAGCAATTTCTTTAACAATAGCGATAATTCCCTGATGCTCACAATCGGTGAGAAGTATATGGTCTCCTTTTTGCCAGTCAAGACCCCATAAAACAATATTACAGCCATCGGTCACATTTTCAGTTAAAACAATGCTTTGAGCAGTCGTCCCTAATTCAAGGGCCAGTGTTTCTCTCAATTGTTCAGTTTTATTTTGAATCCAAGCATTCACCTTTCCTGAGAAAGGCCCTTGTAGCTGAAGATAATTATGAGCATCAATAATGGCTTCTATGGCACAACGAGGTAAAGGGCCTTGTCCGCCAAAATTAAAATAAACTTTATTGGCTAATCCAGGAAATTCTAGACGTTGTTTTTCAATCTCCGGAAGGCTGTAGGTACTATGGGCCATAAAATTTGCTTGCAAAATGCTTAGTTCAATCTTTATTTTAACATAATAAACAATTCAGGGTAACTGATGAGAATTTTCTAGGATAGTTTCTACCATTTTTTGCATTTTCTGATAATGAGTTCCTTGCCAATAAATTTGGTTACAATGATTACATTGATAAAAATTTTCATAAATTTGACAGGTCTGTCGGGGAAGTTGCTCAATAATAGCGGCTTTTTCAACGGGTTTGATTATTCCGTTACATCGAATACAGCGCGACATAGGACGACTCAACGCAAATAAATTGTACCGTCCTAAAACTTCTAGAATTTGTTTTTGGGGATCAGTTTCTCTGACATAATAACCATAAACAACCGGCTTTCGCATTAAAACGCCTTTATCTCGTGTTAAAACAATCCTCTGTTGTGCGGCTGAAATTTGAGCGATTTCTGCATCTTCATAATCATTGCGATAGAGAGTATCAAATCCTAATAATCGTAATAAAGAAGCCAGTTTACCTAAATGAACATCTAAGACAAAACCCACAGGTTGAGGTAAAGGAGGTTGTAACTGAATAATAGCTTCATGGGGAAGCTCAGGAAAAAGAGAGTGAGGATAAATAATTCCTTGATCGCCATGTTGTAAGCTATAGGAAAAATCAACCGTTTTACCATTAATAAAAATAACATTAACTTCAGGATGAGGAACCCCTAAAGATTCAATAACATCTTTAATTGAGGGGTTTTCTAGAAAAGAGTGAGTAAAAAACACTCTCCGATTAGCCGGAGCCAGTAAATCATTAAGTTGTCCCTCAAAACGCAAAAGAGATTGAAACATCATAGTCATTAGTCATTCGTGCTTAGTCATTGTTGTTTGGCTTTCGCACTTCCCTGTTCCTGATTAAATTTTAAAAGAAAAAGCTAACATAGGATGATCAGCCTGAAGGGTTCGTTCCAAGGACTAGGCCCTTGTAACAAAGATCAATCGCCAGAGGTGGAAAAATTTTGACCATAAAGGTGATAAAATATCAACAGGGAAGAAATTTAGAAAAAGTAGTTTGTTCTCAAACAAACTTGAACAACCAAGAGCAAGCCGCAAGAGAAAGGAAACTTTTCTTCTAACTTGGTGTCTTAGTAGTTCGTAACTTAAGCAAAATCAAAGCTAAAACCTTCTATCTCATCCCCTAGTTCAACGCTCAATCATTCCCTACGAGCTAGTGGGCAGTGGGGTTGTTAAACTTGTAGAGTACATCATTTAGTGATTCGTTGGAGTAACTGTGAACTCCTGCTATCCATATTCCTTATTTCCATATCAGTTAAGGAACGCTGAAGAAAAAATTAGTACATCTGGTACTATTGTTCGGACTGCTCGGTCAAGTGATTTAAAGAAAGTCGCTGAAGTTCTGACCCTGTGCTTTCATCCTCCTTATGGAGTCCTGTCTTGGGTTTATCCTTTACTCAAATTAGGGGTTTATGAAGACCTTCGCAGTCGTTTGCGTGCGGCATCTCCTCATTATCAGTGTTTAGTTGCCTGTCATCAGGTTATTACATCGGCATCAAGCACAGAAGAGGAAGAAATTATTGGGACTGTAGAAATTTCTTTGCGTTCAGAATGGTCCACTACGCCCAATAGTGCTTATATTTCTAATTTAGCGGTGAGTCATCATTGTCGCCGCCAAGGCGTGGCAAGAAAAATGCTGCGAAAATGTGAGCAAATTGCTTTAGAATGGGGTTTTAAAGAACTTTATCTTCACGTTTTAGAAGATAATCATGTGGCTAAACAACTCTATCTCAATGGTGGCTATCAACTCCATCGGATTGACTTTAGTTTCAATAGTTTTTTGTTTGGAAGTCCAAGGCGTTTATGTTTAATTAAAAAATTAACCGAGTTAGAGAAGACTCCACCCCCGGTAGAAGTCTCCACCACTGCTGAAAATACAGAGCAACTGGACAGCTAAGGTCGGCTAAGATCATCTGTTTTATGTAACGATGAAAGAAAATTTGAGCAGTTATCCTTCAAATTCTCCAGCAAGCCTAAACATCGATAATATTATCGCTCAATTGCATAAAAAGCAGTTGCTAGTGGTTAACCCTCGTCGTAAAAATGGCATAATTTTATATAAACGCTATCATGCAGAATTTGCAGGACCCGGAGCGGTGATTGGCAGTGTTTTTGACCTTGATGTCGTACAAGTTATCCCTGTGGGAAAACTGTCTTTAGTCACTCCTCAAACCCCTCAAGAAAAAATCAATGCTTATTTAATTCGGCGGCAGTGGGTAAGATTAACCAAACAAATTACTGATAACCCAGTGCCTTTACAACGGGCACAAGTTATATTAAATCAATTTGAAAACTGGTTTGATGCTGACACAGCCGCTAAATTGCCGGATGAAGCTTTTGCTTTGTTAGTGGGTGTTTTGCCTCAGACAATCAAAAAAATACGCCATGAATTTGAACGTCTTTAATTACACTCATGTCTGATTCTACCATTACCATCATTGTCAAATTATTCGCGGCTTATCAAGAAGCTTATGGACTTTCAGAACTGTCTTTAAACTTTCCTCCTCAAACACCTGTCAAAGCCGTATTAGATAATTTACTTAAAGAGCATCCAGAATTAGAACAATGGCGTAGTGTCACTCGTTTTGGGATCAATTTTCAATTTGTCGACTCAGACACCCCCTTAAAAGACGGGGATGAAGTGGTACTTATTCCTCCGGTTAGCGGCGGCTAGTGCGACTTTTGCCACCTTTGCGCGAAATCAAACACATTGGGGTGCGGAACTCGTTCCGCACTGCCACAACTTAATGCTTCCATCAACACTACCACTAGCCAATAACTGTCCATTGGGGCTAAATGCTACTGCTGTTACCGAGTCGCTATGTCCTGTTAAAGTCATCATGGCATCTTCTGAGACTAATTGCCAAGATTTTTGCTCTAAATACCAAAGCTTAATAGTATTATCGTCTTTTCCGGCGGCTAAAATTTTACCGTCTGGACTAAAAGCAACAGTATTAGCCCTCACTAAATAATCGCTTAAATTATTAATAACTTTTCGGGTATCTAAACTCCAAATTTTAACGGTTTTATCGTCACTTGCACTGGCTAAAACTTGACCATCTGGACTGAATGCCAGAGAATTTATAATATGAATATGACCGATTAAAAAAAATTCTTTACTCTTGTTATGTAAATCAAAAAAATAAATACTATTATCTCCATTTCCACTGGCTAAAATAGATTGAAAAGGATGAAAAGCCAGACATTTTACCCAATTCATATAACCGCGACAAACAAAATTTTCTAGCTGTTTGCCGCTTTGGACATTCCAAATTTTTATAGTCTTATCAAAACTGCCGCTCGCTAAAAGGCGGCTATTAGGGCTAAAAGCAATAGAGCTTACCCAATTGGTATGACCTAATAATTTATGAATAAGACTTTGGCGTTGGAGATGATAAATACGAATCGAACGATCACAACTACTACTAGCTAAAAATCGTCCATCAGGACTAAAAGCAATAGCGGTAATTTTATCGGTATGGCCAATTAAAGTATCGATTTCTTGCCC is from Gloeothece verrucosa PCC 7822 and encodes:
- a CDS encoding ferredoxin-thioredoxin reductase variable chain, with protein sequence MKVGDRVRVKESIVVYHHPQNRQAAFDVKGLEGEVVGIVTEWQGRPVSANLPVLVQFDKKFKAHFRENELEIL
- a CDS encoding NfeD family protein, whose translation is MLSIPLLWLIAGCILCLMEFIFPTAFVAFMMGISAMVVALISSFVPYLAVQVIAWLILSTILVIISRRFLTPKQKLSRLSDDSEGETLTEIAPGQPGRVLYEGNSWRAVCEDETMTIAAQEKVYIVRRKGNTLFVVPVNLLP
- a CDS encoding SPFH domain-containing protein, producing MEGFLVLVFLVFGGSALFGSVKIVNERNEALVERLGSFNQKLTPGLNFILPFFDKVVYQETTREKVIDIPPQSCITKDNVSITVDAVVYWRIVDMEKAYYKVENLRLAMQNLVLTQIRAEIGKLELDETFTARTEINEFLLRELDIATDPWGVKVTRVELRDIMPSKAVQDSMELQMAAERKKRAAILTSEGERDSAINSAQGQAQSKILEAEALKTAAILKAEAEREQQILRAEATAKAIVIVSEKLGSTPNAREALQFLLAQNYLDMGKSIGSSGSSKIMFMDPRSLMSTLEGMRSVIGEKTHQDISDLAMELEKIDRHIAQ
- a CDS encoding Fur family transcriptional regulator: MKAQKTRSQEKIFHLLKTLARSLSAQDLYVELRRRKQTIGLATVYRSLEALKLQGVVQVRTLPSGESLYSLVQQDQHHLTCVHCGQSIPIDECPVHDLEERLEQSHHFKVYYHTLEFFGLCDRCHSLHREPLSN
- the purS gene encoding phosphoribosylformylglycinamidine synthase subunit PurS → MSQQYQCRIYVTLRPSVLDPAGVAVESGLKQLGLRGVEQVRIGKYIELTVTASDETQAKQQLDQMCDQLLANPVIENYRFELTPVKPLSVNP
- the purQ gene encoding phosphoribosylformylglycinamidine synthase subunit PurQ, with the protein product MKFGIVVFPGSNCDRDVETVTRGLLDQPTRMVWHQETDLDDLDVVVLPGGFSYGDYLRCGAIARFSPVLKSVVEHAQAGKYVLGICNGFQILTEVGLLPGALTRNRNLHFICDRVPVRVETTDLAWSAAYAPKSLLTLPIAHGEGRYYADEDTLKALEDHGQVMFRYCSPNGEIDEKHNPNGSLNNIAGITNRQGNVLGMMPHPERASDPMLKATDGLKLFKGLIGL
- the petB gene encoding cytochrome b6, which codes for MFSKQVTDSKVYQWFDERLEVQELADDITSKYVPPHVNIFYCLGGITLVCFLIQFATGFAMTFYYKPTVTEAFTSVEYIMNEVNFGWLIRSVHRWSASMMVLMMILHVFRVYLTGGFKKPRELTWIVGVIMAVITVSFGVTGYSLPWDQVGYWAVKIVSGVPAAIPVVGDQIVEALRGGASVGQATLTRFYSIHTFVLPWLMAVFMLLHFLMIRKQGISGPL
- the petD gene encoding cytochrome b6-f complex subunit IV, whose product is MAIVKKPDLSDPKLRAKLAKGMGHNYYGEPAWPNDLLYVFPVVILGTLGLVVGLAVLDPAMVGEPANPFATPLEILPEWYLYPVFQILRILPNKLLGIACQAAIPLGLMLIPFIENVNKFQNPFRRPVATAVFLFGTLVTLWLGAGAIFPIDKSLTLGLF
- a CDS encoding pentapeptide repeat-containing protein — its product is MARQPHYIELTKGVQSWNQWRNNYPSIRPSLNGINLRGCNLAGINFKDTDLQGTDLREANLTQANLNWANLHKADLTQANLSGANLSQAFLEKAILIAANLREAWLIGSDFEKANLRDADLSKTLAAKANFKNAILTGVCLHDWSIDKFTNLNNVACDYVYFGENHQERRPIHYPQKFALGEFSKYFKNALEFQNQSINQLFDYSAQLPYLQLPNQNQIQKVKSFESMRNW
- a CDS encoding aminotransferase class V-fold PLP-dependent enzyme, whose amino-acid sequence is MAHSTYSLPEIEKQRLEFPGLANKVYFNFGGQGPLPRCAIEAIIDAHNYLQLQGPFSGKVNAWIQNKTEQLRETLALELGTTAQSIVLTENVTDGCNIVLWGLDWQKGDHILLTDCEHQGIIAIVKEIARRFGVEFSICPIKDTLNTGDPLAVIAQHLRPNTRLVVLSHLLWNTGQLLPLADIVELCHHHSPSRQRVPILVDAAQSVGCIPLNLSQLQADFYAFTGHKWLCGPAGVGGLYIDPQMFEMLRPTFIGWRGIEQDETGQPIAWKNDARRFEVATSAYPQYEGLRAAIPIHRQWGSAEGRYQRMVELSAYLWEQLSELDGVECLKNSPPQAGLVSFQVKGPLSSQQLVQALEKRGFLLRTLLNPDCVRACVHYFTLKAEIEQLVEAIKILLLNANENEG
- a CDS encoding Mut7-C RNAse domain-containing protein is translated as MTMMFQSLLRFEGQLNDLLAPANRRVFFTHSFLENPSIKDVIESLGVPHPEVNVIFINGKTVDFSYSLQHGDQGIIYPHSLFPELPHEAIIQLQPPLPQPVGFVLDVHLGKLASLLRLLGFDTLYRNDYEDAEIAQISAAQQRIVLTRDKGVLMRKPVVYGYYVRETDPQKQILEVLGRYNLFALSRPMSRCIRCNGIIKPVEKAAIIEQLPRQTCQIYENFYQCNHCNQIYWQGTHYQKMQKMVETILENSHQLP
- a CDS encoding GNAT family N-acetyltransferase, whose translation is MNSCYPYSLFPYQLRNAEEKISTSGTIVRTARSSDLKKVAEVLTLCFHPPYGVLSWVYPLLKLGVYEDLRSRLRAASPHYQCLVACHQVITSASSTEEEEIIGTVEISLRSEWSTTPNSAYISNLAVSHHCRRQGVARKMLRKCEQIALEWGFKELYLHVLEDNHVAKQLYLNGGYQLHRIDFSFNSFLFGSPRRLCLIKKLTELEKTPPPVEVSTTAENTEQLDS
- a CDS encoding MoaD/ThiS family protein, which encodes MSDSTITIIVKLFAAYQEAYGLSELSLNFPPQTPVKAVLDNLLKEHPELEQWRSVTRFGINFQFVDSDTPLKDGDEVVLIPPVSGG